A segment of the Prochlorococcus marinus str. MIT 9215 genome:
TGATAGTCAAACTGTTGAAAAACTTGCACAATTAAGTAAAGAGAAAATCATCAAAGAAGCTTATGTCTTTACGAAACCGCTATCTCCTCATTGGGCTGCTGAAATAGATCAAAAAACTATTAACTTTGAAAAGTTGAGATTGCCAAAAGTGCAAGGCTCATTAATTGTAGAAACTGCAGGTGGATTAATGGTTCCAATAACACGCAATTTTTTGCAAATAGATCAAATAAAACAATGGAATCTTCCGGTAATACTTGTATGTAAGAGCTCACTTGGCACTCTTAACCATACCTTGCTTAGTATTGAGGCCTTAAAACGAAGAAATATTGAGATTTTAGGTTTAGTAGTCAATGGTGAAAAACACCTAGATAATCCAAGAACTCTAGTTGATTTTAGTGGTATTCCGTTAATTGCTGAATTTCCTTACATCGAAAAAATGGACTCAAACAATTTAGATATACTATGGAAAGAACTAAACATCAAGAATAAGTTGATCTCACTTTTAAACTCAAAAATAAGTTAAATGAAATCTTTGGATTCAAAAACTCCAAATCAAGATTGGCACCCAAATATTTGGCCACCTTTTACACAAATCAATAACAGCAAACCGCAAATAGAAGTAACTCATGGTCAAGATGCCCTCCTATTTACTAAAAATCCTAAAAAAGAGCTAATAGATGCAATCAGTAGTTGGTGGGTAACTCTTCATGGTCATAGTAACCAATACATCGCGGATGCCATTTTCAATCAATCAAAAAAACTTGAGCAAGTTATATTTGCAGATTTTTTACATCCACAGGCAAAAAAATTGGCGGAAAGACTTAGTGAATTAACAAAACTAGAACGATTATTCTTTTCTGATAACGGTTCTACTGCGGTGGAAGTCGCTTTAAAAATCGCCTTCCAATCATGGCAAAATAGAGGAGAGACAAGAAATCAAATAGTAGCTTTTGATGGCGCCTATCATGGCGATACATTTGGAGCAATGGCTTTAGGTGAAAGAAATATTTTTAATGAGAATTTCGATAATCTTATGTTCCCAGTTAAGAGAGTCCCCTGGCCTTCAACTTGGATGAACGATGAAGAAGTAGAAAATAAAGAAAATGAGGCGATCCAAAAATTAGAAACTCTACTTAAAACTCCCACAGTTGCAGTAATCCTCGAGCCACTTGTTCAAGGAGCAGGAGGAATGAATATGGTTAGGCCACAGTTTATAAAAAAAGTCTCAGAAATTATAAACAATAATAATTCTTTGTTAATTGCTGATGAAGTTTTGACTGGGTTTGGAAGATGTGGAAGTCTTTTTGCGTTTCAAAAGGCAAAAATCGTTCCCGATTTAATAAGTATTTCAAAAGGCTTAACTGGTGGATTTTTACCAATGGGAATAACTTTATGTAAAGAAAAAATTTTTCAATCCTTTATTGATGATTCCCCAAGAAAAACTTTTTGGCATGGACATAGTTTTACTGCTAATCCTTTAGGTTGTGCTGCTGCAAACGCTAGCCTTGATTTATTAGAAAAAGAACCACACAAATACCTTTCATTTGAAGAAAAACATTTATCTCACTTAATTAAATTTCAAAACTTACCCTATATAAAAAAAATAAGGGTATCCGGCACAATTTCTGCCTTCGATTTAGATATTGGGAACAAAAAAGGTTATTTCAATAATATTGGGAAAGAAATAAAGAGTCTTGCAATGGAGCAAGGTTTATTTATTAGACCCCTTGGGAATGTTATTTATCTCTTGCCACCTCTCTGTATAACCGATGATCAATTAGAAAAAAGTTACTGGATAATAAGGCAAATCTTAGAAAATCTTTAGATAGAAATTTAAGGTCCCTGCAGTATTGCATTTTCCACATCCTCTCTATTAATGCAATAGGAAAATAGTCTTTTAGTTTCTTGTCCTTCACTTTCCCAGATAACACTTAAATCTTCTTGTTCAAAAATAATAGTTGCATTCCAATTTGAAAGTAACAGATCCCATTTAGATGGATTATTAATATCCTTCACAGCACCTAAATCAGTTAACCACAATTCCAATGATTGCAGTGAATTTTGATTGATAGGTTTTTTAGAGGGATTCACAGACTTTTTTAAAAAGTTATTTAATTAGCCAAAGCGGTATTGTCTCTAATTCTTTTCCAGTAAAAGAAGCAATAAAAATTGAACAAATTAAACTTATAGAAATTATGATAATTAAAAGAAACAACGAAAACAATTCTCCATTCGAAAAAGGTCTTCTATTTCCTATTAAATTTTGATTATTAGAATCGATTATTAAATTATTTAAAAGGTTAGTATTATTTTTACTTCTAGAGTTTTCTTTCAGTTTGTCATCATATATTTTTCTTAAATTACTATTATTTAAATGTTCATAAGCTTCAAGAACTTCTTGAAATTTACTTTTAGCAACGTCTATTTCTAATGAAGTTGTATCGGGATGCAACTCAATAGAAAGTTTACAAAATGCCTTTCTTAATTCATGATTGGATGCATTTTCATTTACACCTAAGATTTTGTAATAGGAAGTTTCCCCTTTCAAAATAATCTTTTATTAATATTGTAATTCTAATAAATTTTTACTAAATAGAATGTATTTAATGGATTGTTAAAATTCATATTTATAACGAAATGAAAAAACAAAACATTCCAGAAGAAATTCTTTCCTTAATAACTGAAGAAGAAATAAATTTATTTCAAGAGTTACAAATTAAAATTAAAGAATTAAATAATAAGACCAATCTCACAAGATTAACTGATGGGGATGATTATTGGGTATCTCAAGTTTTTGACAGCATTTGGCCATTCAAAGCTTTCACAAATATAAATTTTGATAATAAAAAATTTTTAGATATTGGATCAGGCTGTGGCTTCCCAGGTTTAGCTTATGCAATAACTCATCCTAATTCTGAGATATACCTAATTGATTCTTTGAAAAAGAAAACAGATGCAATAAAATTTTTAGTTAAACAGATCAATTTCAAAAACAATATTCATGTAATCAATGATCGTGTTGAGAACTTAGCCCACCAATCGTCAATGAGAAATAATTTTAATATTGCAACAACTAGAGCAGTTAGTAATCCATCAACAGTTTCAGAATATATTCTACCAATGTTAAAAAAAGAAGGGTTTGGAGTTTTATATTGTGGCAAATGGACGAATGAAGAAAGCAAAAATTTAGATAAAACTTTAGAAATATTAGAAGGGAAAGTTAAAGATAAAAAAGAGATACAATTACCAAGAAATAAAGGCACCCGAAATATTATTCTTATTCAACCAAAGAATTTTTGTCCTGAAATTTACCCAAGAAAAGTAGGCAAACCTGAAAAAAATCCATTATGAAATTATTTTCTTGATAATCTTTTAGCATTCTTATCTCCAAACTTTTCTTTTAAATTTCTCAATTTTTTTATAACTTTTTTTGGATTTATATGACCTTCTAATACTTTCAATAATTGTCCTTCAGAAACATCTACATCTAGTATATTTGCGTTGAATCCTGGGAACCAG
Coding sequences within it:
- the bioD gene encoding dethiobiotin synthase; this encodes MRSQDNIFKFIICGTDTDIGKTLISSFFVKGLNSFYWKPIQSGIESQTDSQTVEKLAQLSKEKIIKEAYVFTKPLSPHWAAEIDQKTINFEKLRLPKVQGSLIVETAGGLMVPITRNFLQIDQIKQWNLPVILVCKSSLGTLNHTLLSIEALKRRNIEILGLVVNGEKHLDNPRTLVDFSGIPLIAEFPYIEKMDSNNLDILWKELNIKNKLISLLNSKIS
- the bioA gene encoding adenosylmethionine--8-amino-7-oxononanoate transaminase; this encodes MKSLDSKTPNQDWHPNIWPPFTQINNSKPQIEVTHGQDALLFTKNPKKELIDAISSWWVTLHGHSNQYIADAIFNQSKKLEQVIFADFLHPQAKKLAERLSELTKLERLFFSDNGSTAVEVALKIAFQSWQNRGETRNQIVAFDGAYHGDTFGAMALGERNIFNENFDNLMFPVKRVPWPSTWMNDEEVENKENEAIQKLETLLKTPTVAVILEPLVQGAGGMNMVRPQFIKKVSEIINNNNSLLIADEVLTGFGRCGSLFAFQKAKIVPDLISISKGLTGGFLPMGITLCKEKIFQSFIDDSPRKTFWHGHSFTANPLGCAAANASLDLLEKEPHKYLSFEEKHLSHLIKFQNLPYIKKIRVSGTISAFDLDIGNKKGYFNNIGKEIKSLAMEQGLFIRPLGNVIYLLPPLCITDDQLEKSYWIIRQILENL
- a CDS encoding DUF3143 domain-containing protein yields the protein MNPSKKPINQNSLQSLELWLTDLGAVKDINNPSKWDLLLSNWNATIIFEQEDLSVIWESEGQETKRLFSYCINREDVENAILQGP
- a CDS encoding J domain-containing protein — protein: MKGETSYYKILGVNENASNHELRKAFCKLSIELHPDTTSLEIDVAKSKFQEVLEAYEHLNNSNLRKIYDDKLKENSRSKNNTNLLNNLIIDSNNQNLIGNRRPFSNGELFSLFLLIIIISISLICSIFIASFTGKELETIPLWLIK
- the rsmG gene encoding 16S rRNA (guanine(527)-N(7))-methyltransferase RsmG gives rise to the protein MKKQNIPEEILSLITEEEINLFQELQIKIKELNNKTNLTRLTDGDDYWVSQVFDSIWPFKAFTNINFDNKKFLDIGSGCGFPGLAYAITHPNSEIYLIDSLKKKTDAIKFLVKQINFKNNIHVINDRVENLAHQSSMRNNFNIATTRAVSNPSTVSEYILPMLKKEGFGVLYCGKWTNEESKNLDKTLEILEGKVKDKKEIQLPRNKGTRNIILIQPKNFCPEIYPRKVGKPEKNPL